The segment CGTCAGGCCATCACCGGCGTCCGCCAGCCGTTTCATCGTCTCCAGGTTCGCGCGTCCGATCTTCGCGGCTCGGTAGGTGTAAGGTTTGCCCCGCGAAAACTGCAGCCGGATCCAATCCGTCCCATAGTCATAGGCGACCACGCCGGAATCGCCGACGGCATTTCGATAGCGTTTCATGGTTTTTCCGTCGTCCCATTTTGAGAGCTCAGGGCGGCCGGGCTGCACCCATGCCTACGCCAGACATCTGTCAGCCACCCGGTGTTCTTTTTCCGTGCCTTTTGCCCCAAACCGTGGTTCGCATCCCGCTCCGTCATGCGCTACCACAAATATCACGCTCTCGGCAACGACTACATCGTCCTCGATCCGCGCGATTTCCCGTCGTGGCAGCCCGCGCCCACGATCGACCAGATCCGCGTGGTCTGTCATCGCAACTTCGGGGTCGGCTCCGACGGCATCCTGTGGGGCCCGTTGCCCTCCAAACAAAGCGAGTTCGGGCTGCGCATCTTCAATCCAGACGGTTCCGAGGCGGAAAAGTCCGGCAACGGGCTGCGAATCTTTTCCCGTTTTCTGTGGGACCAGAAGCTCGTGCGCGCACCCGCCTTCACCGTCGAGACACCGGGCGGCAACGTGGAATCGGTCATCAAGGAAAACGGCCGGTTGATCACCGTGGCGATGGGCCGCGTCAGCTTCGACAGCGCGAAGATCCCGGTGAATCTCGCCGGCGCGGCCCGCGAGGTCATCAACGAGAAACTCACCGTGCTGGATCGCGAGTTCACCTATTGCGCCGCCACGATCGGCAATCCGCATTGCGTGATTCCGCTCGCCGAGATCTCGCCCGAAATTGCGCATCGCTACGGTCCAGCCATCGAGACGCATCCGAATTTCCCGCGCAAAACCAACGTCCAGTTTCTGCGCGTCCGTGATCGGCAGAATATCCAACTCGAGATCTGGGAACGCGGCGCTGGTTACACGCTCGCCTCGGGCAGTAGCTCGAGCGCCGCAGCCGCGGTGGCGCACCGGCTCGGATTGGTGGATCGCAACGTCACCGTCCACATGCCCGGGGGCACGATCGGCATCGAGATCGGCGGCGATTTCTCGATCATGATGACCGGCACGGTGAACAAGGTGGCCGAGGGAACGATGCACCCCGAGTTGTTCGCGGTGAAGGTCTGACACGAAGGTGCCGTCTTTTATTGGACGGCAATCTCCCGCCCCGCCGCGTCCATGTCCCCCTAAGACTGGCAGGCGGACCTATCGTCCTGCCGCCGCAGCCGCTTCGTCGCGCCGTTTGCGCGCCTGCGGACCGACGGCATCGGGTCCATCATCGGCGTCGGTAATCGGCAATACATCGGGATCGATCGTCTCGATCACCTTCAGTTCACCAAGATCCACGCGGCCCTCGCGGGGCGGCGCCGTGACCCACACCGGCTGTGCCGTCTCCCGTCCGACGTGCGGTGCCGCCTGGCGGGCCATTTGTTTCAACGTGGGCGTGAGAGCGAGTCCGATCGCCGGGCAACTCACCTTCGTGTGCCACAGCAGCCGCGTCTTGCCCTCGACCGCCGCGGCCCGATCCAGCGCCAGGATTGAGATGACGTAAAGCGGACCCTGCGACGATTCCTTCACCAGCTGCGCCAGCGAACTCTGCCGGAACCGGGTGAGCGCCTGCACCGTGTTGCTGATCGAGAGCGGCTCCATCTCCCAGAGGATGTCCAGCTTGTCGCCGCCCATGAAGAGCATGGCCTTGCCCCAGTCGTAATTCAGCGTGCCCCACGAGAGCACCAGCAGCACCTCGGGCATGTGTTTCACGCTGCCGGGGTGATAGCCCTGGTCCGCGAGAATCTTCAGGATCAGCTTCAGCATCTCCTTCTTCTGCGGAGGCCGCAGCCCCGCGATGCTGCGACCGTAGTCCTGATAGCCCAGCACGAGCGCCTCGTAGTAGATCGGATTCGCGGCGTTCGGCTGCCGCAAGAGCCGGCCTTGCGGCGTCATGTCCGTCACCGTGATCACCTCGACGTCGTGATGGAAGAACCGGCTGAAGAAACTCTCCTGCGCCGACGCCTTCGTTGCCGCCATCGTCAACGCGGCGGCGAGCAGTGCCCTGCCCACTCCGTCCAAACCCGCTCGGATTCTGCCGGACCAAGTCTGCATGAAATCGTGCCGAAGGCTCGTGATCGCACCGCGGCGTGTCAATCGAGAGCCGGGCGCGCGCGTGTGCCTTCACCTCACCCACGCCCTAGCGGTTTGCAGCCCACGTGGTACGGGCGTCTCGTCCGTGGAGTTGGCTGAAACCGGGCTGCGCGCCGCCAGGGTACGGGATGATCTTTTTGCCGGATCTCAGTATTTGACCGCGCAACCGTACGGCTGCGTGGCGGCTGTTGCCACCGGCCGGCCCGCTTTGAGATCCGCGAGCGCGGCGCTCACGTAATTCGTCGCGCGGCCGATGTCCTCCAGATCCGCGGAGCGAATGCTGTCGATCGCGCCGTTGTAAACGAGCACGCCGTCGGCGTTGATCACGAAGAGGTGGGGCGTGGCTTTCGCGCCGTACAGCCGGCCGACGGTCCCGTCCTGATCCCGCAGGTAAGCGGTCGGCGCGGCCTTCTGCTCCTGCAACCAGCGCGAAGCCGCACCGCTGGCGAGCGCGCCCTGCGTGCCATCCCGCCCGGTGTTAATCGCGAGCCACACCACGCCGTCGCTCGTCGCGGATTGCTGCAGTCGCGGGATATTGCCGCTGTGATAATGCTTCTGCACGAACGGGCAGCCCGAGTTGACCCATTCGAGCACCACGATCTTGCCGCGGTAGTCGGCCAGCTTGTGCGTCCGACCGTTGATATCGTTCAAGGTGAAGTCGGGCGCGGGCGCACCGATCGTAACCACGGCCATGGCCTGGGAAACCAACGCGACGGACCCGACCGACGCGGCGAGGAGGAGTGCACGAAAGGTCTTCATGGTGGGGAAAGGACGCGGGAATCTGTCGCGCCCCCGCCCATCCGCCACCCCGTGACACAGAATTTGCGCGCGTGGCGCGCCGAGTCACTGGTAGCTGCTGATCTTTTCCAGCAACGGGCAACCGCAGCGCATGAACGCCAGCTCGCAAAGCCACAGCACACCGTGCCGCGGGCTGCGGTTCAGATCCGTCACATCGATAAGCTTGTAGCCTAGCTCCGTCATTCGCGCCATCACCGCCGCCATCGTGTTCTCGATGCCCATCGCGCACACGCCGGCTTCGATCAGGATGATGTCGGTTTTACCGATGCAGTCCGAGGCCCCCGCGAGCACCTTCAGGTCGAATCCTTCCGCATCGATCTTGAGCATGTCCGGCACCGGCAGCCGCTCCGTCGCCAGAATCTCGTCCAACGTACGAATCTCCACCGTGGTTTGCTGGTAGCCATGGGCCGCAGCGGCCTCCGGGGTCATGCCGAAGTTGCTGCTGCAGTCCTGCGGCGCGATCGTCAACGGCAGCCGCCCCGGCGCGTCGCTCACCCCGGCGCTGATCCAGCGCAGCTTGAAGCCCTGTCGCACCAAATCCTGCACCTCCGCCTCGAGCTGCCCCTGCGGCTCGATCAACAAGAACTCCGCCGTGGGAAAATGCTGCAGCGCACCGCGCGTCCAGAGCCCGTGGTTCGCGCCCACGTCGACGATCTGCCGCGGGCGGAAACCCTGTCGTTGCAACAAGGAGAAAAAACTTTCCCAACTCGCGTCAGCAGAAGTGGCAGCCATGGATCGGTGAGAGGTGCAGGGAAGGACAAGGCGTCGCGCGAGAGGCGCGCAGCGCACCCTGCTGAATGCCGCAAACCGCGACCAGCGCAAGTCCGCGCCGGCGCGCGTGGCGATCTCAGGATTCGCATTGCCGGTCCGGTGGGCGCCGGTAGCCTCGGGGGCCTGTGACTGGCCGCCTCGCTGACCTCTTCCGCCTAGCTTGGGGACTGGTATATTGGAACGTCCGGAAAACGTGGTTCCAAGCGCGTCGCGGCCGTTCCCCCTGCCCGTGCCAGAGTCCCAGCGATTCGGGCCGCGCCTTCGAAACGCGCTGCGAAGCGTGCCTGAGTTGGGCGGACGCTGCGCGTTTCCGGCGCGTCTGCCCGTTGCTGGTGCCCACGCCCAACGGACTGCGTTGCTCGGTCGATACGCCGCAGGTGCGGCCGTTCTGGGGCCGGGCGTTGGCGCTGTACCTCGGCGCGGGATTGGCGATCTATCTGGCGGGCGCCTGCGCGCTGTTTGGGTTTTTGCGCACGGTCGGTTATCCCATCAGCATCGTGCACCTGGTGTGGCCGCCCTCCTGGCACCGGGTCGGCCAGGCCCGCGGCTCGTTCTTCTGGGGCCGCGCGCAGCAAGCCTTCGCGGCCGGCCGCATGAGCGAGGGCATGCTCTATCTCACCAACGCCCACGAGTTCGATCCCGACAACTATGCGATCGCCTTCACGCTCGCGCAGCGGCTGCAACTCACTCATCCGCTTCGCGCCGATGAGCTTTACCGCGAGTTGATCCACGACCACCCGGCCCAGCGCCCGCTCACTTATCAATTGTGGTTTCGCACCCGGCTCGCCCGCGGCGATTTCGCCGGCGTCGAAGAAATCGCCCGGTTGCGACTGCTCGAGGATCCGGACAACGCTTCGGTCTGGATGCGCGCGCTCGTGTTTGTCAGCCGGCAGACCGGCGAGCAGGCGACGCTGCGCCAGTTGCTCGCGTCCGAGCACGCCGCAGCGATCCCGTGGCGACCGCTCCTCGGCACCGAGCTCCTCCTTCGCGAAAACCGCGCCCGCGCCCGCATCGAGCTCACCCGCCCCTGGCCCGACATTCCGCCTTACGGGCTCTACTACCAGATCGACGAGCGGATCGAGCTCGGTGACGTGATTGGCGCGGTCGATCTCCTGGAAGCAAACCGCCCGCGGCTCGATGACACCGCCATCGCCGCCCTGCTCCTTCATGCCTACGCGACCATGGGGGCGACCACGTCCCGCGACCGCCTCACCACATCCCTGCTCGCGCCCGCGCTCACGGCCCCGACGGTGAACCTGCTGGCGGCGCACCTGATCCGGCATCCCGATTCCGCCACGCTCGATCGACTGTTCACCAAATTCGAGCACGCCAACCTGGCGCTCACCGACGCCACGTTGGAAAGCCACCTCGCACTCTTCTGCGCCATCGGCGTCGCCGGCGATTGGGCCAAATTGCAGACGCTCGGCGCGAAAATTCGAAGCCAGATCGGCGGTCAGGCGGCGATGCTCGGCGTCGCCGAGGCCTTCTTCCGGCACCGCGGCGATGACGCCCCCGTCGCCCGGCTGCTGCCCATCCTCCCGATGTCGCTCGAGGTTCACTATGCGCTGCTCGAGCGTTACCCCGCGCCACGACCGAAGCCCGCGCGCTTTCTCCCATGAGTCGCCTGCTCCAGCTCGACGCTCCCAACGCTGCAGGCCCGCGGCCGCTCACCTCCGCTCCGAGCTTGGCGAAAATCAACCTGCTGCTGCTCGCCGGTTTTTTCGTCGCGCTGGTCGCCTTGCTCTGGCCGCACTGGCGAGACAACGCGGATCTCTCCCACGGGTTCGTCACACCCGTCCTTTTTCTCCTGCTGCTCCACGAAGCGCGTCGCGGCCCCCAACGTTATCTTCGCTGCACCGCCGGACTCCGGGCGGTGCAATCCACCCTGCTCGCGCTCGCCCTCCTGCTGGTCTGCGCCAGCGGACTCTACGCCGCCACGCTCGACTGGACGCACTCCCTCGTGGCGTTCGTTCTCACCGGCGCATTCGTGCTGCTGCTCGGTGCCAGCCTGTTGGGGTTTGCTGCGGATTCGGCACGCATCATCCCCTTCAACTGGACCGCGGTGGTCGCGATCGCCGTGTGGCTGCTGAGTGCGCCCATCCCGCCCGGAACCTACCTGCGGCTCATGCTGGCCCTGCAGCTCACCGTCACCGAGAACGTGCTGCGTGCCCTGCACCTGCTTGGAATCGCCGCCCAGCGGCATGGCAATGTGATTGAACTCGCCACCGCGACGGTCGGCGTCGAGGAGGCCTGCAGCGGGATCCGCAGCCTGATCTCCTGCATTTTCGCCGGACTCTTTTTCTCCGCCACGCTGGTCCGCCGACCTTGGGCGCGAGCGTTGATCATCGCGCTCGCCGCTCCGCTCGCGATCGCGATGAATTTCCTGCGCTCGCTCATCCTGACCCTGCTCGCCAATCACGGCGCCGACATTTCCGGACTCTGGCACGACCTGACCGGTTTTGCCGTGCTCGGCGTAACCGCGGGATTGCTGGCGGCAATCGCGCTCGCGCTCGAACGCCGCTCACCGCCAGCCGCCACGCCGACGGCCACCACGGAGGCCGCAACCGGATACGTCCGGCCAGCAGGCTACCGTTCCTCGCTCGAAAAACTGCAGCTCCCGGTCACCGTCGCCGGCGCGATCACCGTCGCGCTCGCGCTTTTTTTCGTGGTCAACACGCGTCCGTCCGCGCGCCAGAACCTGCCGCCACCCGACCTCCTCGCCGTTCTCCCGGGCGAGAGCGGTGGATGGAACGTTCAGACCGCGGACGATCTTTACCAGTTCACTGCGACGCTGCAAACCGAGCATCTGGCGCAACGCACCTACACGCGGGTTCGCAACGACCAGCTCGAGCAGATCACCGTGTATCTCGCGTACTGGCCGGCCGGGCAGGCTCCCGTCAGCCTCGTCGCGTCGCATACACCCGACGCGTGCTGGCCGGGCAGCGGCTGGGTGCCGGTTCCGCTCGCGCCCGCCGCCACTCTGATCTCGCTGCCCGGCCGCCCGCTTGCGCAGCCCGAAGCGCGGCTTTTTCTCAGCGGCCAGCGTCCGCAATACGTCTGGTTCTGGCATCTCTACGATGGCCGGCCGATCGCGCATCGCGAACCTCGTTCGCCGCTCGCGCTGCTCAAGCTCGCGTCGAAGTACGGCTTCTCGCACAACGGCGACCAACTCTTCGTCCGTGTTTCCAGCAATCGTCCGTGGCCCGAATTTTCCGGCGAGCCGCTGATCGCCCAGTTGTTCGAGCGGCTCCAGCCGTTCGGGCTGTAGCCGGCAGCCCTTCCATGCCCCTCCCCCTCACTCGTCTCGAGCGTCACATCCTCTGCATCCTGGCCGGGCTGATCGTGCTCGGGCTGATCGGACTCGCAGTGCTGTAGCTGCGTCGCCCGCGATCGCACGGGCGCATAGTTCCCGAACTGGGCGCAGCCCGCTGAGTTGCGCGCCAATTGCGAGGAGCCGCTCCACAGACGGGCGGCAATTGGCAGAAAATGCGGAGTGAATTGAATCGTCCCGCTCCCGCCGAATTTCAGAGTTTTTGGACGCGCGGGTCGACGTCCCCACCCCGGCGGCCGGCTCTCGTTCCACCGAAACTTCCAGCAAGGCATCCCCATGGTTTCTCCTGCCTCTTCCCAGCCCCGCGAAATGCTGAAGACCCTTCCCGGCGACGACGTGCGCCAGATCATGTGGCGGTTTCAGCACCGTTACGATCTGCAGATGTTGATCCAATCCTCGCGCGGCGTCGCCCGCGGACTGGTGGCGCACCTCGTCGCGGAAGGCGCGCGCAACAGTCACGAGTGGACCGCCGCGAAGCAGCAACTGCTCAAAGCCTACGACGAAGCCGGCATCACGACGTGCTTCATGGATCCGCATCAGGGCGGATTCATCGAGGGCCCGAAGAATCTCGCGCTCGCGCTCGTCGCCCTCGAGCTCGCCTGGGTCGACGCCGGCGCCGCCACCGGCAGTCTCGCCGGCAACCTCGCTCTCTCCCCCATCCACGAGCGCGGCACCCAGGCCCAACGCGACGTCTACATGAGCCGCTGCGTCCCGCCGCAGCCGGGCGAACAGAAGCAGGTCTGGCGCGGCGCGTTCAGTCTGACCGAGCCCTTGCCGTATGTCGGCGTGGAGACCGGCCTGCTCAGCGGCCGCGTGTCGATCGCGGAATGGCCGGACGGACAGGAGCCGCTGCTGCAGGTCGACAAGCGCGCGCGCTTCATCACCAACATGGGTTTCGCGAACTTCACGACGGCCGCCGTTGAGAGCGCCGATCCGCGCCTCAAGGGCAGCTGCATCGTGATCCTCGAGGAGACCGATCCCGGCACGTACGACCGCGGCGTGCCAACGCGCAAGATGGTGCACCAGCTGTCGTCGACCAACGATCCGGTGTTCAGCCTCAAGGTGCCCGCGAGCCGGATCATCGGCGGCTACACGATCAAGGATGGCGTGATCATTCCAAACTACAGCCACGGTGAAATCATCGAGGCCGTGTTCCGCCGCACGCGCGTGACCGTCGGCATCATGACCGCCGCCAAACTGCTCTCGGCAGTCGAGCCGGTGATTCGCTATCACCGCAATCGGTTCCGCGGCGCCTCGAGCGTCAATCCTGGCACGCCCCGGTTCGACCAGGGGCTGCAGCAGAAGGAAGACTGCCTGCAACGGCTCGTGGATATCTGGGCCAACGGCGAGGCCGCGGCCTCGCTCGGGTTCGCCGCCGCCCGGCTCTTCGACGAGCTCGATCCGCTCGAAAAACTCAAGGACCAGAAGTTCGCCGAACAGAAAATCGCGCCCGGCATGGCGCAGATGAAGGCGTTTCGGGCCATCGCGAAACAGGCACTCGAGTTCATCGCGCTCGAGGCGCAGCCCGCGGCGACACGCGATGCCGCGCGTTACGAGGCGCTGAAAGCCGACGCGCTCGTGCAGTATCTCATCCTCGACTCGCAGGCCAACGTCCTCTGCCCCGCGACCAAGCTCTGGAACACCGGCCACGGCGCGAACGTCATGCGCGAAGCGGTCAGCCTCGTCGGCGGCTACGGCATCACCGAAGACTGTCCGGGTTTCCTCGGCCACAAATGGATGGATGCCCAGCTCGAGGCCACCTACGAAGGGCCGGAAGCGGTGCAGCGTCGCCAGCTTTCGGTGACGATGACCAACGAGGTTTTCCTCGGCTCGTGCCGTAGCTGGATCCGCGACCTGCAGCAGATCGCCGCCACCCATCCCGGCATCGGTGCAAACTCAGTCGCCGCGGGCATGGAGCTGTGGCTCTGGACGCTCGAACATCTGCAGAAGGGCACCGACGCGCTTGGCGCAAAACTCTTCTCGAGCAATCGGCAGGGCGTCACGTTTCCGCTCGCCGATGCACTGTGCTGGCTCCTCGCCTCGCGCCAGCAAATCCTCGATGTGATCGAACTCGAGACGAAGGGCCACGAAAGCGCCACGCTCGCCGATGGCCTCAGCGGCTACGTCAATTTCTTCACCGATCTTTGCGCGGTGCAGGCCGCGACGGCCGCCGGCGAAGTCGGCCGGATTTGCGCCGAATTGGTCTACGGTTACGGCAGCGCGCCCGCGGGAGCCGAGTCGTTCGTCGCACTGCGTACGAAGCTCGACGCGAGCCTCGCGGGGGCCCGGCTCGCCAAGGACCGCGCCGCGGACGCCCTCACCACCGTCATGATTCCCGAGGCGCTCGATTATCCCGCGTAGCGTTCTCTCACCTCATAGGTCCCACCCGTCCGATAGGTCCCATTCAGCCACGCCATGAGCACCTCTCTCCCCGATCGTCAGTCGATGTCGGTCGACATCGTTTGCGTTGGGTTTGGGCCCGCGATGGGTGGATTTCTCACCACGCTGTCGCGGCAGCTCGTCAAGGAAGACGGCACACCGGCGGTCGAAAGCCCCAGCGCGCCGGGCCTGCCGCCGCAGGTGATCTGCTACGAGCGCGCCGATGACTTGGGCTTCGGCGTCTCCGGCGTCGTCACTCCGGCGCGCGCGATCAAGCAGAGTTTCCCGCAGTTCGATCCTGCGCAGGTGCCGATGGCCGCCCCGGTGAAGCACGAGAAGATCGCCTATCTGCTCGACCCGATCGGCGCGAGTCGTCGCTCGACCGCATTGCGCGTGGCCGACGCGCTCATCCGCGCCGGCCAATGGGCGCTGCCTTACGAACATCAGGCGGTGAACCTGCCCTGGACGCCGCCGTTCCTGCGCAAGCACGACGGCCTCGTGCTCTCGATGGGCCAATTCATGCAGTGGGTGGGCTCGCAGGTGATGGGATCCGGCACCGTGCAGGTGTGGCCCTCCACTCCCGTGGCGAGTCCGTTGTTCGAAAACGGCAGCGTCGTCGGCGTCCGGCTGATCGATCAGGGCACGGACAAACAGGGACAACCCGCGGACGGGTTCATGCCCGGGATGGACATCCGCGCCGCGCTCACCGTCGTAGGCGACGGACCCGTCGGCGCACTCGGCCGGCAACTCGATGAACACTTCCGGCTGCCGATGGGCAATCACCAGTTCGATTGGGCGATCGGCATGAAGGCCGTGGTCGATCTGCCGCCGCACGTCGAGCTCGCGCCTGGTACCGTTTTCCACACGTTCGGTTATCCCGAGCCCGAGATTTTTGGTTTTATGTACGTGCATCCGGGACGGATCGCCTCGCTCGGCATTTTCGTGCCGTCGTGGTTCGATTCACCCGTCCGCACCGCCTACCGCTACCTGCAGCATTGGATGCTGCATCCGTATCTCTGGCGCTACCTCGAGGGCGGCACGCTGCGGTCGTGGGGCGCGAAATCGCTGCAGGAGTCCGGCCGCGCGGGTGAGCCACGACTCGCCGGCAACGGCTACGCGCGCATCGGCGAGGGCTCCGGCAGCACCAACGTGCTCACCGGCTCTGGCGTCGACGAAGCGTGGGCCACCGGCACGATGCTGGCCGAGGGCGTGGTCGAGTTGCTCAAGGCCGGCAAGCCGTTCACGCAGGAAAACCTCGAGCAAGCCTACGTTCGCCGCCGGCGCGCGAGCTGGGTCGAACGCGAAGCCCGTGTCGCCGAACAAGCGCGCGACGGCTTTCAGCGCGGCGTGGTCACCGGCCTGCTCGGAATGGGCCTCACCGGACTCAGCGGCGGCCGGTTGAATCTCGGTGGTGATCCGAAACCCCCACATCGCCGCGTCCCGAGTCTCGAGTCCTACTACCGCGGCAAGCTCACGCCGGCCGAGATCCAGCAATTGCGCGAGGACTGTGCGGCGAAAGGCACCAGCCTGCGCGACGCGTTGATGGATCGCGTGGGCTGGCCGGCCGTCCCGCTGGATGGCAAGCTGCTCATCTCGCAGCAGGACGCGCTGCTGACCGGCGGCAAGGTGCAGGCTCCGCCCGGCTACGCGGACCACGTCACGTTCGTCGACCCAAACACCTGTGCCCAGTGCGGCGTGAAGATCTGCATCGACGCGTGCTCCGGCCAGGCGATCAGCGCGGGCACCAACGGAGTCCCCCAGTTCGACCGCGAGAAATGCGTGCATTGCGGCGCCTGCCTCTGGAACTGCTCGCAACCGCACCCTTCGGATCCGCGGCGCACCAACATCGCGTTTCTCGCCGGCGCCGGCGGGCTGCACTCCGCAGAAAACTAGCGCGGAAATTTCATGAACAGGAGTGAAGCTCAGTCCGAAATTTCCGTCCGCCTGCGGCGGAGCGACCTTGTCGCTAGCCCCGACAGACGGAGGGCGGATGTTTCATGAACCTCATGAAATATCCGGGCTAGAATCCTCGACCTTCGGCCCGCGAATCACGCGAACCCCCGCGAATGCCGCCCGCACCGTCATCGCTAAAAACCCTCTCTCTTTCCAACTCCGTTCGGCTTCGCGTCCATCCGCGTGATTCGCGGGCCCCTGTCTTATCCTCATGAGTAACGCCTACCACATCGTCGTCTGCGGCAGCCTCGTGCCTGATCCGCTGCAGACGCTGGAACCCATCAGCACGCCCACCGGGCCCGCGCTGAAAAACGAAATGATGTTGCCCGCCGTGCTCGACCCTTGGGCCGGCCACGCGCTGTTCGAAGCCGCGAACCTCGCGAAGAAAAATCCTGGCAGCAAGGTGTGGCTGGTGAGTATCGGCCCCAAGGCGAAGCTCCAGCAGGTGATGATGACGGTCGCGCAGAAGGTGCCGTTTGAACTCGTCGCGCTCGACGGCCCGGCCAGCGGATTCACCGAATCGGCCGACATTGCCGCTGCGCTCGCCACGGCGATCCAAGGCATCGCCGGACTCGATCGCTCGCGCCTGCTCGTTTTCGGCGGATGGGAATCCGCCTCGCGCGGCGCCGGCACGACCCTGCAGATGGTCGGCGAGCGGCTCGGCATCACCGATCAATTCCAAGGCGTGGACGAACTCACCGTGCAACCCGACGGCGTGATCCGCGTACTCGAGCGCATCGAGGGCGGCCGGCATCAGGTTTCCACGTGCAACGCGTTGCCCGCGCTACTCGGCTGGGCGACCGGCAATCTTCCCGAACCGCCCAATAACCCGCAGGTCGGAATGGCGAACATGCGCACGGTCATGCCGGCGTTGCAGCGCGCGCAGCCGGCCAAGATCGCGAGTGACGGCGTCGCCTTCGCCAGCGTCTCGCTGCCCAAGCAGCGGCGCGAAACCAGGGTCGTCAAGGACCTCACGCCCGACGCCATCGCCGCCGAAATCGTCGCCTGGATCGGAAAGGAATAAGCCCATGGAAACCCTCCTCTTTCTCGCTCACACCGAACCCGATGGCTCGCTCGCAAAGCCGGCACTCGAAACCCTCACGTCCGCGAAGTCGCTCGCGGCGAGCCTTAGCGCGACATTCGTCGCCGGGCTCGTCGGCGGTGAAGTGCAACCCGCAGCGAACCAGATCGCCGCTTGCGGTGCGACGCGCTTGCTCGGCGTCGCCGGCCCGGAGTTCGCGGCCTCGCGCTACGCCACCGACATCGTCGCCATCGAAGCGCTCGCGAAATCCGCCAACGCCACGCTCGTCGTCGCGCCCGCCACGTCGCGCTGGAACCGCGTGCTCGCCGGCGCGGCGCAGCGGCTCGGCGGCCGGATCGACGCCCACGTCACCGGCGCGGCCGTCACCGAAGGGAAACTGAATCTCACGCGCTGGTACTACCGCCAGCGGATGGAAGCGGTGGTCCAGCGCACCCGCCGGCCGTGGTTCATCCTGCTTGAGTCGGGTTGCGCCGAGCCGTGGCAGGGCGCGGCCGGAACCGCGACCGTCGAAGCTGTCGCCGTCCCGCTCACTCCTGCCCAGCAGCACACTGCCGTGGTCGGCGTGCAGGCGCCCGCCGCCGACGCGCAGACCATCCGGCCCGACGCCCAGCTTCTGTTCGTCGCCGGCGCGGGCTGGACCAAGAAACAATCCGACGGCCAGCCGCACGTGCCGGAAGCCGAAAAACTGATCCTCGATTTTCTCGGCAAAACCAAGGCCTCGCTCGGCAGCACCAAGTCGCTCGTCGATCTCAGCGGCGAAGGTCAGGCCGTGCTCCCGTTCATGTCGCACCTCAACCAGGTCGGCCAGACCGGCTCCACGCCGCGGCACCCGAAAGGTCTGGCGACGTGCTGCCACGGTGAGGAGCCGCACACCGTCGGCTGGCGGTTCATCAACGAGCGCCGCGCGATCAATCTCAACCCGAGCTGCAGCTGGGCGCAGGGCAAGGCCGACGTCCTCTACGTCGCCGACGCGTTCGCGGTCATGCGCAAGGTGAACGAGCTTCTTGCCGCGAGATCCTAGCTCCCCCGCGCCCATCTGCAGCCCCCCGCCTCGGCCCAATGTAACCTGTTAGGTTACATTGGCGGAGTGCCGTCGCCGACAATCCGCGTTGCCTCGCGGCCTGTTCGCGCGAGGATGCCATGTCGCCCGCATGAACTCGGCCGATTCCTCACCCCCTCCCCCCGCCGCGGTTCCTTCCGGTTCCAACGCGCCGTACGGACCGACGCGGTGGGTGCCGTGGATGATGGTGGCCACGCTGGCAATTCTTTGCGCCTGTTTGGCGCAG is part of the Opitutus terrae PB90-1 genome and harbors:
- a CDS encoding 4Fe-4S ferredoxin, whose protein sequence is MSTSLPDRQSMSVDIVCVGFGPAMGGFLTTLSRQLVKEDGTPAVESPSAPGLPPQVICYERADDLGFGVSGVVTPARAIKQSFPQFDPAQVPMAAPVKHEKIAYLLDPIGASRRSTALRVADALIRAGQWALPYEHQAVNLPWTPPFLRKHDGLVLSMGQFMQWVGSQVMGSGTVQVWPSTPVASPLFENGSVVGVRLIDQGTDKQGQPADGFMPGMDIRAALTVVGDGPVGALGRQLDEHFRLPMGNHQFDWAIGMKAVVDLPPHVELAPGTVFHTFGYPEPEIFGFMYVHPGRIASLGIFVPSWFDSPVRTAYRYLQHWMLHPYLWRYLEGGTLRSWGAKSLQESGRAGEPRLAGNGYARIGEGSGSTNVLTGSGVDEAWATGTMLAEGVVELLKAGKPFTQENLEQAYVRRRRASWVEREARVAEQARDGFQRGVVTGLLGMGLTGLSGGRLNLGGDPKPPHRRVPSLESYYRGKLTPAEIQQLREDCAAKGTSLRDALMDRVGWPAVPLDGKLLISQQDALLTGGKVQAPPGYADHVTFVDPNTCAQCGVKICIDACSGQAISAGTNGVPQFDREKCVHCGACLWNCSQPHPSDPRRTNIAFLAGAGGLHSAEN
- a CDS encoding electron transfer flavoprotein subunit beta; the protein is MSNAYHIVVCGSLVPDPLQTLEPISTPTGPALKNEMMLPAVLDPWAGHALFEAANLAKKNPGSKVWLVSIGPKAKLQQVMMTVAQKVPFELVALDGPASGFTESADIAAALATAIQGIAGLDRSRLLVFGGWESASRGAGTTLQMVGERLGITDQFQGVDELTVQPDGVIRVLERIEGGRHQVSTCNALPALLGWATGNLPEPPNNPQVGMANMRTVMPALQRAQPAKIASDGVAFASVSLPKQRRETRVVKDLTPDAIAAEIVAWIGKE
- a CDS encoding electron transfer flavoprotein subunit alpha/FixB family protein; the encoded protein is METLLFLAHTEPDGSLAKPALETLTSAKSLAASLSATFVAGLVGGEVQPAANQIAACGATRLLGVAGPEFAASRYATDIVAIEALAKSANATLVVAPATSRWNRVLAGAAQRLGGRIDAHVTGAAVTEGKLNLTRWYYRQRMEAVVQRTRRPWFILLESGCAEPWQGAAGTATVEAVAVPLTPAQQHTAVVGVQAPAADAQTIRPDAQLLFVAGAGWTKKQSDGQPHVPEAEKLILDFLGKTKASLGSTKSLVDLSGEGQAVLPFMSHLNQVGQTGSTPRHPKGLATCCHGEEPHTVGWRFINERRAINLNPSCSWAQGKADVLYVADAFAVMRKVNELLAARS